The [Bacillus] selenitireducens MLS10 genome includes a region encoding these proteins:
- a CDS encoding BMP family ABC transporter substrate-binding protein — protein sequence MKQFTVFAQGIVILLFMTATAGCSNPVQSVDDLKVGLLLSHNVDDQGWNQEAYQSILRLQSEHDVTFIVKENIHAPSSIRQSVEELTNEEVDMIIGHSHMYESVFTEVADQHPDTHFVGLNAHLQGDNLTGLHFEGYAMGYFAGMLASEMSEAGKIGAIAAFPFQPEVRGFAEGAEFNKGNDIKVIIEFTESWTDVSRALAYFRLMEQSGVDIYYPAGDGFHVEVVEEIKASGLKAIGYVGDQIDLGEQVILTSTVQQVGAVYEYTIEEFKRDELNTGNLYFDFQENAISMGEYGSAVPDDVINWLEEHIDHYTDTGELPHERGND from the coding sequence ATGAAGCAATTCACTGTTTTCGCACAAGGAATCGTTATTCTGCTCTTCATGACAGCAACTGCGGGTTGTTCGAACCCGGTCCAAAGTGTTGATGATCTCAAAGTGGGACTTCTCCTGTCTCATAATGTTGACGATCAGGGATGGAACCAGGAAGCCTATCAGTCTATTTTGAGACTGCAGTCCGAACATGACGTGACCTTTATCGTCAAAGAAAATATTCATGCACCATCGTCAATCCGCCAAAGTGTGGAGGAGCTTACCAATGAGGAAGTCGATATGATTATTGGACACAGCCATATGTATGAGTCGGTATTTACCGAGGTGGCTGATCAGCATCCCGATACCCATTTCGTAGGATTGAATGCACATCTTCAGGGGGATAACCTGACCGGATTGCATTTCGAAGGCTATGCAATGGGCTATTTTGCAGGAATGCTGGCAAGCGAGATGTCTGAAGCGGGTAAAATCGGTGCCATTGCAGCGTTTCCTTTTCAGCCTGAAGTGAGGGGATTTGCAGAAGGAGCAGAGTTCAACAAAGGTAATGATATTAAGGTAATCATTGAATTTACAGAGTCCTGGACGGATGTGAGTCGGGCACTTGCTTATTTCAGACTGATGGAACAGTCCGGTGTGGATATCTATTATCCGGCAGGGGACGGGTTTCATGTTGAGGTCGTTGAAGAAATAAAGGCGTCAGGGCTAAAGGCAATCGGCTATGTTGGAGATCAGATTGATCTCGGTGAACAGGTCATTTTGACGAGTACCGTTCAGCAGGTCGGTGCCGTCTATGAGTATACGATTGAAGAATTTAAACGGGATGAACTGAATACCGGAAACCTGTATTTTGATTTTCAGGAAAATGCCATTTCAATGGGTGAATACGGAAGTGCTGTTCCAGATGACGTGATCAACTGGCTTGAGGAACATATCGATCACTATACAGACACCGGTGAACTCCCACATGAAAGAGGTAATGATTAA
- a CDS encoding beta-ketoacyl-ACP synthase III encodes MRAGIWGIGTYVPEQIITNKDLEKTLDTNDEWIRSRTGIVERRIAEDHIDTSHMSIAAAKEAMKDADIEADELDLILVATVTPDQAFPTVSAMVQKELGAVNAASMDISAACAGFMYGMITAKQFIETGDYRHILVIGTEKLSKFIDWNDRNTAVLFGDGSGAVVMGPVSDDKGILSFELGSDGTGGDHIRLDDYIKMNGREVFKFAVRQMGESSLHVVEKAGLTKDDVDFLIPHQANIRIMEAARQRLDLPLERMSHTVDRYGNTSSASIPLSLAHELSENKIKDGDTLVMVGFGAGLVWGAVAMVWGK; translated from the coding sequence ATGCGAGCTGGAATTTGGGGAATTGGTACTTACGTGCCGGAGCAGATTATAACGAATAAGGATTTGGAGAAGACGCTGGATACAAATGATGAATGGATCCGTTCACGAACCGGTATTGTCGAAAGACGTATTGCAGAAGACCATATTGATACGTCACATATGAGTATTGCAGCGGCTAAAGAAGCAATGAAGGATGCAGATATCGAAGCGGATGAGCTGGATTTGATTCTGGTTGCAACGGTGACGCCTGATCAGGCATTTCCTACTGTATCCGCGATGGTGCAAAAGGAACTCGGCGCTGTGAATGCTGCATCGATGGATATCAGTGCTGCATGTGCAGGCTTTATGTATGGGATGATTACTGCGAAACAGTTTATTGAGACGGGGGATTACCGTCATATTCTTGTGATCGGTACAGAAAAGCTCTCGAAATTTATAGATTGGAATGACCGGAATACGGCAGTCCTCTTTGGAGACGGCTCAGGAGCGGTTGTAATGGGGCCTGTCAGTGACGACAAGGGCATACTCTCTTTTGAACTTGGATCGGACGGTACAGGTGGCGATCATATTCGCCTGGACGATTATATAAAAATGAACGGCCGCGAAGTATTTAAGTTTGCCGTTCGTCAAATGGGTGAATCCTCGCTTCATGTGGTGGAGAAAGCCGGTCTTACAAAAGATGATGTAGACTTTCTGATCCCTCACCAGGCCAATATCCGGATCATGGAAGCGGCCAGGCAGCGTCTTGATCTCCCTCTAGAGCGCATGTCACATACGGTTGACCGATATGGAAACACGTCTTCTGCTTCCATTCCTCTTTCGTTGGCTCATGAGTTGTCAGAGAATAAAATCAAAGATGGTGACACGCTTGTTATGGTCGGATTTGGAGCCGGTCTTGTATGGGGTGCAGTCGCCATGGTTTGGGGTAAATAA